In Bacillus sp. SB49, a single window of DNA contains:
- a CDS encoding NADPH-dependent FMN reductase, whose amino-acid sequence MKTVAISGSVVGSKTRTALGQVEQEWKQKYPDTSFELLDLAEYDIPYSDGRNYLEYEGDAGYVTKTIMEADAVIIGTPIFQASIPGALKNVFDMLPVNAFLDKVVSIVVTAGSSKHYLIAEQQLKPILSYMKAQIVQTFVFLVEEDFRGKAIVNDDVLFRIERLVEDTKLLADTYKQMLEKREEDYDF is encoded by the coding sequence ATGAAAACGGTAGCGATCTCCGGTTCCGTCGTCGGTTCGAAAACAAGAACCGCGCTGGGACAGGTAGAGCAAGAGTGGAAACAAAAATATCCGGATACCAGCTTTGAGCTGCTTGATCTGGCTGAGTATGACATTCCATACAGCGATGGACGCAACTACTTGGAATATGAAGGGGATGCCGGATACGTGACAAAAACGATCATGGAAGCCGATGCTGTGATCATTGGCACGCCGATATTCCAAGCATCCATTCCCGGTGCGCTGAAGAACGTCTTCGACATGCTTCCGGTCAATGCTTTCCTTGATAAAGTCGTAAGCATTGTCGTCACGGCAGGCTCATCCAAGCACTATTTGATTGCAGAGCAGCAGCTGAAACCGATTCTGTCCTATATGAAAGCACAGATCGTCCAGACGTTCGTTTTTCTCGTCGAAGAGGACTTCCGAGGGAAAGCGATCGTGAATGATGACGTTCTATTTCGGATCGAGCGTCTCGTCGAAGATACGAAACTGCTTGCCGATACGTACAAGCAGATGTTGGAGAAGAGGGAAGAGGACTATGACTTCTAA
- the fdhF gene encoding formate dehydrogenase subunit alpha, giving the protein MNEHTVVTINGTEYLADPEQNLLDLINTTGEQVPQICYNESLGPIQTCDTCIVQVNGELTRACGTEVKAGMKVQTKLPHVHKAQKESLDRILEKHELYCTVCDYNNGSCEIHNTMADFGLEHQSRPFQPTSYEKDESGSFYRYDPDQCILCGRCVEVCQDVQVNETLTIDWDRKEPRVIWDNDVPIDQSSCVNCGQCSTVCPCNAMMEKGMEGEAGFLTDTEPGILKSMIQLTKKVETGYGPLFAVSDSEAAMREDRIDKTKTVCTYCGVGCSFDVWTKGRQILKVEPNAQSPANGISSCVKGKFGWDYVNSDERLTKPLVRRGDQFEEVEWEEAIDFIGDRMEKIKAEKGADHLAFISSSKATNEESYLMQKLARQVIGTNNVDNCSRYCQAPATKGLFRTVGYGGDSGSIDDIAKSKLVITIGSNTAESHPVLASRIKRSQKLFDQKLFVFDLRKHEMAKRADRFYRPKAGTDLVWLSAVTKYILDQGWQDEKFLDQWVNGFEEYLESLEPFTLAYASDLTGIPVSELKDVAKEIAESESVVICWAMGVTQHMLGSDTSTAISNLLLITGNYGRPGVGAYPLRGHNNVQGCSDFGSMPDFFPGYEKTTDDEARARYEKAWDVSIPKDPGMDNHEMIESIHAGDLSAMYVMGEDTGVVDANINYVTSAFEKLDLFIVQDLFLTKTAEYADVVLPASPSLEKEGTFTNTERRIQRLYNSFDPLEGTKPDWQIIQLIAKRLGYDWNYSHPGEIMAEAAGLAPLFAGVSYDRLEGYQSLQWPVAEDGSDQPVLFLDGFPFDDKKAKLYPLSYELMYDTDEEYDLHVNNGRLLEHFHEGNMTYKSEGIRRKTPNAFIEISPELAKERGIEEGAEVKLISEAGEATGVVTVTDRVRGKEIFLPLNDNGKSAVNYLTDNRVDKDSNTPAYKEIAVKMKVLKKKGKSPIPSNNHRRGDPVPQISVQVKKKWQREDYVFPGSQGER; this is encoded by the coding sequence TTGAATGAGCACACAGTGGTGACCATCAACGGAACAGAATATTTAGCAGACCCGGAACAAAATTTACTGGATTTGATCAATACGACAGGGGAACAGGTGCCGCAGATCTGCTACAACGAATCCCTCGGACCTATCCAGACGTGTGATACGTGTATCGTCCAGGTGAACGGCGAGCTTACGCGTGCCTGCGGTACAGAAGTCAAGGCAGGCATGAAAGTCCAGACGAAACTACCTCACGTACATAAAGCCCAGAAGGAATCGCTGGACCGGATTCTTGAGAAGCATGAGCTTTACTGCACGGTGTGTGACTATAATAACGGCTCTTGTGAGATTCACAACACGATGGCGGATTTCGGACTGGAGCACCAGTCGCGGCCGTTTCAACCGACGAGCTATGAGAAGGATGAATCTGGTTCCTTTTACCGGTATGATCCGGATCAGTGTATCTTGTGCGGACGATGTGTAGAAGTCTGCCAGGATGTCCAGGTCAATGAAACCCTTACCATCGATTGGGACAGGAAAGAACCACGCGTCATCTGGGATAATGATGTTCCGATCGATCAGTCTTCCTGCGTCAACTGTGGACAGTGTTCGACTGTTTGTCCGTGTAACGCAATGATGGAGAAGGGCATGGAGGGCGAAGCCGGTTTTCTTACGGATACCGAGCCCGGCATTCTGAAGTCGATGATCCAGCTTACGAAGAAAGTGGAGACGGGGTATGGTCCGCTCTTTGCCGTATCCGATTCGGAAGCAGCGATGCGTGAGGACCGGATCGACAAGACGAAAACCGTCTGTACGTACTGCGGGGTAGGCTGCTCGTTTGACGTATGGACGAAGGGCCGCCAGATTCTTAAAGTGGAACCGAACGCCCAGTCTCCGGCAAACGGAATTTCCTCCTGTGTCAAAGGGAAGTTCGGCTGGGACTATGTCAACAGTGATGAGCGTCTGACCAAGCCGCTGGTCCGTCGCGGCGATCAATTCGAGGAAGTGGAATGGGAAGAAGCGATCGACTTCATCGGGGACCGGATGGAGAAGATCAAAGCGGAAAAAGGGGCAGATCACCTCGCATTCATTTCCTCGTCCAAAGCGACCAATGAAGAATCGTACTTGATGCAGAAACTGGCACGCCAGGTCATCGGGACGAATAACGTCGATAACTGTTCCCGCTACTGTCAGGCACCGGCGACGAAAGGCTTGTTCCGGACGGTCGGCTACGGCGGCGATTCAGGATCCATCGATGATATAGCGAAAAGTAAGCTCGTCATTACTATCGGTTCGAACACGGCAGAATCCCACCCGGTGCTCGCTTCCCGTATCAAGCGTTCCCAGAAGCTTTTTGACCAGAAGCTTTTCGTCTTCGATCTCCGTAAGCATGAAATGGCGAAGCGGGCGGACCGCTTTTACCGTCCGAAAGCAGGAACGGATCTTGTCTGGCTTTCCGCTGTGACGAAGTATATTCTCGATCAGGGCTGGCAGGACGAAAAGTTTCTGGATCAGTGGGTGAACGGGTTTGAGGAGTATCTGGAGAGCCTGGAGCCGTTTACGCTTGCATATGCCAGTGACTTGACCGGTATTCCAGTATCCGAGCTTAAAGATGTCGCTAAGGAGATCGCTGAATCAGAATCTGTCGTCATATGCTGGGCAATGGGTGTGACGCAGCATATGCTCGGAAGTGACACGAGTACGGCAATCAGTAACCTGCTTCTTATTACAGGGAACTATGGACGCCCCGGCGTTGGCGCTTATCCGCTGCGCGGGCATAACAATGTCCAAGGATGCAGTGATTTCGGCAGTATGCCTGACTTCTTCCCGGGGTACGAGAAGACAACAGACGACGAAGCACGTGCCAGATATGAGAAAGCATGGGACGTCTCTATTCCGAAGGACCCGGGGATGGACAACCATGAAATGATCGAGTCGATCCATGCAGGGGACTTATCTGCCATGTATGTCATGGGAGAAGATACCGGCGTCGTTGATGCGAACATCAATTATGTCACAAGTGCCTTTGAGAAGCTTGACCTCTTCATCGTACAGGACCTATTCCTGACGAAGACGGCAGAATATGCCGATGTTGTTCTTCCTGCTTCTCCGAGTCTGGAGAAGGAAGGGACGTTTACGAATACCGAACGGAGAATCCAGAGGCTCTACAACAGCTTTGATCCACTGGAAGGAACGAAGCCGGACTGGCAGATCATCCAGCTGATTGCCAAGCGGCTCGGCTATGACTGGAATTATAGTCACCCGGGAGAAATCATGGCAGAAGCGGCAGGACTTGCCCCGTTGTTTGCGGGCGTAAGCTATGATCGCCTCGAAGGGTATCAGTCGCTGCAGTGGCCGGTAGCCGAAGACGGAAGTGATCAGCCTGTCTTGTTCCTCGACGGTTTTCCATTCGACGATAAGAAGGCGAAACTGTATCCTCTCTCGTATGAATTGATGTACGACACGGATGAGGAGTACGACCTTCACGTCAACAACGGCCGCCTGCTGGAACATTTCCACGAAGGGAATATGACCTATAAGTCAGAGGGTATCCGGCGCAAGACGCCGAACGCCTTCATCGAAATCTCGCCGGAACTTGCAAAAGAGCGTGGTATCGAAGAAGGAGCGGAAGTGAAGCTGATATCGGAGGCGGGGGAAGCGACCGGGGTCGTCACCGTTACCGACCGCGTCCGCGGCAAGGAAATCTTCCTGCCTTTGAATGATAACGGAAAATCAGCGGTCAATTATTTGACAGACAACCGTGTTGACAAGGACAGCAATACCCCGGCATATAAGGAGATAGCGGTCAAAATGAAAGTGCTGAAGAAGAAAGGGAAATCACCGATTCCTTCCAACAACCACCGAAGAGGCGATCCAGTACCACAGATCAGTGTACAGGTGAAGAAAAAATGGCAGCGGGAAGATTATGTATTCCCGGGCAGTCAGGGGGAACGATGA
- a CDS encoding aldo/keto reductase, which yields MEKINISNTSMEASRIGLGTWAIGGWMWGGTDEKQSIDTIHKALDHGINFIDTAPAYGFGHSEELVGKAVKEYGNREDILLATKVGIEWKEDQAFRNASKERIHQEVEDSLRRLQTDYIDVYQVHWPDPMTPIHETAEALNYLYKQGKIRAIGVSNFSPEQMDTFREAAPLHTLQPPYNLFERDIESKTLPYVQEHDLTSITYGSLCRGLLSGKMTADREFKGDDLRNNDPKFQQPRFKQYLDAVHELDQLAKDRFGKNVLHLALRWVLDQPGSGIALMGGRRPDQLDPVQEVSHFEIDQETLQDIDEILLKHVKDPVGPEFMAPPDRQELGMK from the coding sequence ATACTTCTATGGAAGCAAGCCGAATCGGTCTTGGAACATGGGCGATCGGCGGCTGGATGTGGGGTGGTACCGACGAGAAACAGTCTATTGATACCATCCATAAAGCGCTGGATCATGGGATTAACTTCATTGATACAGCTCCTGCATACGGCTTCGGTCATTCCGAGGAACTCGTAGGAAAAGCCGTCAAAGAATATGGAAACAGGGAGGATATTCTCCTCGCTACGAAAGTCGGCATCGAATGGAAAGAGGACCAGGCGTTCCGTAACGCCAGCAAAGAACGGATCCATCAGGAAGTGGAGGATTCCCTCCGCCGTCTGCAAACCGATTATATCGATGTTTACCAAGTGCACTGGCCGGATCCTATGACACCGATCCACGAGACGGCCGAAGCGCTTAATTATTTATATAAACAAGGGAAAATCCGCGCCATCGGGGTAAGCAACTTTTCTCCAGAGCAGATGGATACGTTCCGGGAAGCGGCTCCTCTGCATACCCTGCAGCCGCCGTACAACCTGTTCGAGAGGGACATTGAATCAAAAACGCTCCCTTACGTTCAGGAACATGACCTGACATCCATAACCTACGGATCACTGTGCCGCGGACTTCTCTCCGGTAAAATGACCGCTGACAGGGAGTTCAAAGGCGATGACCTTCGTAACAACGATCCGAAATTCCAGCAGCCGCGCTTCAAACAATATCTGGATGCCGTGCACGAACTGGATCAATTGGCGAAGGATCGTTTCGGCAAGAACGTCCTTCATCTCGCTCTCCGCTGGGTACTCGATCAGCCTGGATCCGGCATCGCCCTCATGGGAGGACGGAGACCGGACCAACTGGACCCTGTTCAGGAAGTGAGCCATTTTGAAATCGATCAGGAGACGCTGCAGGACATCGATGAGATTCTGCTGAAACATGTCAAAGACCCCGTCGGACCGGAGTTTATGGCCCCACCTGATCGTCAGGAACTTGGTATGAAATAA
- a CDS encoding DUF2087 domain-containing protein has product MQLDKMVHFHKAVGDPTRLRIIAMLRQGPLHGQAIAGKLGLKPPTITHHLKKLKDTGMVYARRDKNTVYFHLDEERLKMMSTAILRIGDDSGWKAQELHVDDSDQRKIIRSFITIDGKLKHLPSQLKKKNVVLSYFVKGLKQGEVYEEKDINAYIRTFFDDPATLRREWVMQQFVYRENGKYERNPEAMWPVVVPDHIG; this is encoded by the coding sequence ATGCAGCTGGATAAAATGGTTCATTTCCACAAGGCGGTCGGTGACCCGACGAGGCTCAGGATCATCGCTATGCTAAGGCAGGGGCCGCTGCACGGGCAGGCGATCGCAGGAAAGCTCGGTTTAAAGCCGCCGACGATCACCCATCATTTGAAGAAGCTGAAGGATACGGGGATGGTGTATGCCAGGCGCGATAAAAATACGGTGTACTTCCATTTGGATGAGGAACGGCTGAAGATGATGTCGACAGCGATTCTTCGGATTGGGGACGACAGCGGATGGAAGGCGCAGGAACTTCATGTCGATGACTCCGACCAAAGAAAGATTATCCGCAGTTTCATCACGATAGATGGAAAGCTGAAGCACCTGCCTAGTCAGTTGAAGAAGAAAAATGTCGTTCTCAGCTATTTCGTAAAGGGATTAAAACAAGGCGAAGTGTATGAGGAGAAGGACATCAATGCGTATATCCGCACCTTCTTCGATGATCCCGCAACGCTGAGAAGAGAATGGGTCATGCAGCAGTTCGTATACAGGGAAAACGGGAAGTATGAACGCAATCCGGAAGCTATGTGGCCGGTGGTCGTTCCCGATCATATTGGGTGA
- a CDS encoding DUF456 domain-containing protein, producing the protein MDVLIWVIIIACFIASFASIIFPIIPGPLVLWIGFLAYYFFLNGGALSIFFWIGMVILTVLLIVSDIIANSYFVKKYGGSKWGERAAAVGVIVGSFIIPPFGILIVPFLAVIVVELIQKRAAEEAFKAAVGSLFGFLGGTVAKIVIQVIMIVWFFLEI; encoded by the coding sequence ATGGATGTATTGATTTGGGTAATTATCATCGCGTGTTTCATCGCGAGCTTTGCAAGCATTATTTTTCCGATCATTCCCGGACCGCTCGTCTTGTGGATCGGATTTCTCGCTTACTATTTCTTTTTGAACGGAGGAGCCTTATCGATCTTCTTCTGGATCGGCATGGTCATCTTGACCGTTCTGTTAATTGTTTCTGATATCATTGCCAACAGCTACTTCGTCAAGAAATACGGAGGCAGCAAATGGGGAGAACGGGCGGCAGCTGTCGGTGTCATTGTCGGTTCTTTCATCATCCCCCCGTTCGGCATCCTGATTGTGCCGTTCCTGGCCGTCATTGTCGTAGAGCTCATCCAGAAAAGAGCTGCAGAGGAGGCATTCAAGGCGGCCGTCGGCTCTCTATTCGGGTTCCTAGGCGGCACCGTGGCGAAAATCGTAATTCAAGTCATCATGATTGTATGGTTCTTCCTGGAAATTTAA
- the fdhD gene encoding formate dehydrogenase accessory sulfurtransferase FdhD has product METTPWTIDRYEGEEADRKSDIVAVEYPLTIFINGNEFATMVCTPIDLEVLVTGFLASEGLIRKADDIKKLTIDMDRGIAYAETHRPIAVSGEGQKRWIGSCCGKSRAFYFKNDAATARTAVDDTAYTPDTCFRMMDAFHREAETFHETGGVHQAAIAKDGKIMKAYTDIGRHNALDKLYGYLLMERMEHRGLAVLFSGRISSEVLLKVSKMRIGFLLSKSAPTDLALQLAEDLHITAVGFVRGRRMNVYTHPSRIKESSKGGVSVE; this is encoded by the coding sequence ATGGAGACGACACCGTGGACGATCGACCGTTATGAAGGAGAAGAAGCAGACAGAAAGTCAGATATCGTGGCGGTGGAATATCCATTGACCATCTTTATTAACGGCAACGAATTCGCGACGATGGTGTGTACACCGATCGATTTGGAAGTCCTTGTCACCGGTTTTCTCGCATCGGAAGGGCTCATCCGGAAAGCAGACGATATCAAAAAGCTTACGATCGACATGGACCGCGGTATCGCCTACGCAGAAACACATCGACCGATTGCCGTCAGCGGGGAAGGCCAGAAAAGGTGGATCGGTTCCTGCTGCGGCAAGAGCCGGGCGTTCTATTTCAAGAATGATGCTGCTACGGCGAGGACGGCGGTCGATGATACCGCTTATACGCCGGACACCTGTTTTCGCATGATGGATGCTTTCCATAGGGAAGCAGAGACGTTCCACGAGACCGGCGGCGTGCATCAGGCAGCCATTGCGAAAGACGGGAAGATCATGAAGGCGTACACGGACATCGGACGGCATAACGCCCTCGACAAACTTTACGGGTACCTCCTGATGGAGCGAATGGAACACAGGGGACTCGCCGTCCTGTTCAGCGGGCGGATATCTTCGGAAGTGTTATTGAAGGTGTCGAAGATGAGGATTGGTTTCCTTTTGTCCAAATCGGCACCGACGGACCTCGCTCTCCAGCTGGCCGAGGACCTCCATATAACGGCCGTCGGCTTCGTCCGTGGAAGGCGGATGAACGTTTATACACACCCGAGTCGAATCAAGGAATCATCGAAAGGAGGCGTTTCGGTTGAATGA
- a CDS encoding DUF1641 domain-containing protein, protein MAKAITNIKRMEISRDTQIEKDVQEVREAVADNKDAILKGIRLLRTLDEEGTLDTATAFLKAKDEALANVVKEIDKDQYEPLLNNIPELIFLLGDLNVSGLRDLSSRLNNGIEQMEGEGYKEKTSILDLAKVLKDPEINRSITMLLAFLKGMGK, encoded by the coding sequence ATGGCGAAGGCGATCACGAATATTAAGCGGATGGAAATATCCCGGGATACGCAGATCGAAAAAGATGTTCAGGAAGTCAGGGAAGCGGTCGCTGACAATAAGGATGCCATCCTGAAAGGCATCCGCCTGCTCCGGACGCTTGATGAGGAAGGGACACTGGATACAGCGACGGCCTTCTTGAAGGCGAAAGACGAGGCGCTTGCCAATGTGGTGAAGGAAATTGATAAAGACCAGTATGAACCCTTACTGAACAACATCCCAGAGCTCATCTTTCTGCTTGGAGATTTGAACGTATCCGGCCTGCGCGACCTTTCTTCCCGATTAAATAACGGGATTGAACAGATGGAGGGGGAAGGATACAAAGAAAAAACGTCGATCCTCGACCTTGCCAAAGTGCTGAAAGATCCGGAAATCAACCGCAGCATCACGATGCTCCTAGCCTTCCTGAAAGGGATGGGGAAATAA
- a CDS encoding YitT family protein, which translates to MATIKKKRILREVRFLIMITIGAMIAAAGLEFFLVPNDILDGGVIGLSIIASELTGWTMSIFLILLNLPFLYIGYRKIGMKFTMHTLYGVVVLSLSTAYLHHFEPVTDDLFLATVIGAVILGTGVGLVIRTGGALDGTEIIAILVSKKRPVSVGQFIMVVNVFIFILAALLVFSWETAMYSIITYYIAYKMIDIVVEGLEEWKSVTIISEKPEEIADSLLDQLGRGMTYIQGEGVFSKQPKKIIYTIVSRIELSTVRSVVDEIDPNALVAIENTTDVRGSNFDTGSPH; encoded by the coding sequence TTGGCTACTATAAAGAAAAAAAGAATACTTCGAGAAGTAAGATTCCTCATTATGATCACGATCGGTGCGATGATCGCAGCCGCGGGTCTTGAATTCTTCCTCGTCCCGAACGACATTCTCGACGGAGGGGTCATCGGCCTTTCCATCATCGCTTCGGAACTTACCGGCTGGACGATGAGTATCTTCCTCATTCTCTTGAACCTGCCATTCCTATACATAGGCTACAGGAAAATCGGGATGAAGTTCACGATGCATACCCTCTACGGAGTCGTCGTACTCTCGTTAAGCACTGCTTACCTTCACCATTTTGAACCGGTGACAGATGACCTGTTCCTGGCAACGGTGATCGGGGCCGTCATTCTCGGCACAGGGGTCGGGCTCGTCATCCGAACAGGAGGAGCACTCGATGGTACAGAAATCATCGCCATCCTCGTCAGTAAAAAACGGCCGGTTTCCGTCGGCCAGTTCATCATGGTCGTCAACGTATTCATCTTCATACTGGCCGCGCTGCTCGTATTCAGCTGGGAAACGGCCATGTACTCGATCATTACGTATTATATTGCTTATAAGATGATCGACATTGTCGTGGAAGGGCTGGAAGAATGGAAATCGGTCACCATCATTTCCGAGAAACCGGAAGAGATCGCCGACTCCCTTCTTGACCAGCTCGGCCGTGGAATGACGTATATTCAAGGGGAAGGGGTCTTCTCTAAACAGCCGAAGAAAATTATCTACACGATCGTATCACGGATCGAACTGTCCACTGTCCGCTCGGTCGTCGATGAAATCGATCCGAACGCCCTCGTCGCCATTGAAAACACGACAGACGTACGCGGGTCCAACTTCGACACCGGCTCTCCCCACTAA
- a CDS encoding DUF4870 domain-containing protein translates to MAPGPKEMSPRRSSTGLQENVGSLLAYLLGFITGTVLLLIEKENETIRFHAVQSIFVFGGIFLLTIVLNFVPVLGLLVSILIAPVSFILWLFLMYKAYQGGRYHLPVLGRMAEDQLRKVHK, encoded by the coding sequence ATGGCTCCAGGGCCGAAGGAAATGAGTCCGCGGCGGTCATCCACAGGGTTGCAGGAGAATGTCGGCAGTCTGTTAGCTTATCTGCTTGGTTTTATCACAGGCACTGTCCTATTGCTCATCGAGAAAGAGAACGAGACGATCCGCTTCCACGCTGTCCAGTCGATTTTCGTCTTCGGAGGGATTTTCCTTCTGACCATCGTGCTGAATTTCGTTCCCGTCCTTGGCCTGCTTGTAAGCATCCTGATCGCGCCGGTTTCCTTCATCCTTTGGCTTTTTCTTATGTACAAGGCTTATCAGGGAGGGCGCTATCATCTGCCCGTCCTCGGCAGGATGGCGGAAGACCAGCTCCGAAAAGTGCATAAATAA
- a CDS encoding MFS transporter, producing MKNHPYRYLFYAGIVNGVGDRFSQVAVLTLLLQLTGSGMAVGAALGLRVLPYLLLSPFAGRLADRWSKKRLLILTDLCRLPFALSFLFVRSEADVWILFVGMVVLASGEAFYQPVRKSMIAQIVEKKDILEVNGREQALLGIVLIGGSITGGIVSYLFGGSLAFLLNAASFLGAALFLLPLKDKRKVSVTKASPPKFRWKGGIGFAVAFLLIGAAMDGVFNLMITVYGERLFSLGELGVGLLYGSLGAGMMISFYVTRRLKGEHLLTYAFLLLFMEGAGQSAASQMTSFPLLAAAFFFVSFIGGAAGAVVDSYIMKSTPAGEEGRVFGRIESWTNVQIGLVMFISGVLIDHFHERLVGFSGGLIGMIGAVVLYLLFQYKKKSAGEAGNGKGISEITG from the coding sequence ATGAAAAATCATCCATATCGATATTTATTTTACGCTGGAATTGTAAACGGCGTCGGGGATCGTTTCAGCCAGGTGGCTGTACTGACGCTTCTCTTGCAGCTGACGGGATCGGGAATGGCGGTGGGGGCAGCCTTGGGGCTCCGCGTCCTCCCTTATCTGCTTCTTTCGCCGTTTGCGGGACGGCTGGCGGATAGATGGAGCAAGAAGCGTCTGTTGATTCTTACCGATTTGTGCCGTCTCCCGTTTGCTCTATCCTTTCTGTTTGTCCGATCAGAAGCGGACGTATGGATCCTGTTTGTCGGAATGGTCGTCCTTGCAAGCGGAGAGGCGTTTTATCAGCCGGTGCGAAAAAGTATGATTGCACAAATCGTGGAGAAGAAGGATATCCTTGAGGTCAACGGTCGGGAGCAGGCGCTTCTTGGTATCGTTTTGATCGGCGGTTCGATCACCGGTGGGATCGTCAGCTACTTATTCGGCGGCTCGCTCGCCTTCCTTCTTAATGCGGCATCGTTTCTTGGCGCTGCATTATTCCTGCTGCCGCTGAAGGATAAGCGCAAGGTCTCTGTCACAAAAGCATCTCCTCCGAAGTTCCGTTGGAAAGGCGGAATCGGTTTCGCGGTGGCGTTCCTTTTGATAGGAGCAGCGATGGACGGTGTGTTCAATCTTATGATTACCGTTTATGGCGAGCGGCTATTCAGCCTTGGAGAACTGGGGGTCGGTCTGCTGTACGGCTCACTCGGAGCCGGGATGATGATCAGCTTTTATGTGACCAGGAGGTTGAAGGGAGAGCATTTATTGACCTATGCGTTCTTGCTGCTTTTTATGGAAGGAGCCGGACAGTCGGCCGCCAGTCAAATGACATCGTTCCCGCTGCTCGCAGCTGCATTTTTCTTTGTTTCCTTTATTGGTGGAGCAGCCGGTGCGGTGGTGGACAGTTACATTATGAAATCGACACCTGCCGGAGAAGAGGGCCGGGTGTTCGGCCGCATTGAATCCTGGACGAATGTCCAAATCGGCCTCGTCATGTTCATTTCGGGTGTGCTCATCGATCATTTCCATGAGAGGCTGGTCGGCTTCAGCGGCGGTTTGATCGGTATGATTGGAGCAGTTGTGCTTTATTTGCTTTTCCAGTATAAAAAAAAGAGTGCCGGCGAAGCAGGAAATGGGAAGGGAATCAGCGAAATAACGGGATAG